A single region of the Diadema setosum chromosome 14, eeDiaSeto1, whole genome shotgun sequence genome encodes:
- the LOC140237642 gene encoding uncharacterized protein, with the protein MEGGQEALHSMITQFKAQIKGLKTQNKHLSDTNKHLSDTVKQLQLEQSRGNPSGKATGLENGSGESYGTELEAKSPGASSQSEVSLGCQSEPGSNGGDVCAVDVSAGIHVSGADIQFGEEAGQLFREVVHIHQQLLKEKDSLERRRRGQEVYIKQSKATVKHALEFLHLLEELTNHVQGHSEGTATELPIGIRTILGEGDSGVLVSVVRRVWRVLLWSLYNVSEDKKILPSVSEDDIDMWYNVHKQDLQRNVENPDKELMELHTRMCSDFDIIKSESDGLARSILMPQEDYLNQPEDEPAENSELAVTELLRFKIMLESMAKAVGTYHASGEARRRKESLERQESELYLPQKESLETYDLGNMLMTTNSVIESLSNKVTVLESERRLCKNCRRHLEDGPSMAGPGDANYPMFKKSSLLASRFLSGSPVSPPQALSSGLRSGESTSNVSPGAPGGKSAFQPVHQTVATRNGQQLPPRLMPGMFRGIRGTLPPRQLTVLQNSNLPARSKSYSGPEGALLRKKELVNQEANVKSSSWESVFPPATGLAKPNGVVPRKVSQEDRHVEANLSPSDSDEDYEVRGPPDTPPEVRAMDFQRRRSNVNEVPERVRLRVGGVRRPSNFDDSEETWLIHAHHPYSNAVSREDVQHDPYVPHYVHSQVQQCTGDNVNSQQDMLLPSSVEWSTIQLKDGGIPSPTLENMRGSSAMRHAEQSIRDRRCVFCYCQFKSTSSRADIIAHIQKHMHRDSPDGSDTEDCHRGDVQASAATGSGGSAAASSKEGMLLKQCPVCDIKFPVYVPLQARQSHINLHFEGHGGGVESFEIIGEMYGSAKE; encoded by the exons ATGGAAGGAGGCCAGGAGGCTCTTCATTCTATGATCACTCAGTTCAAGGCCCAAATCAAAGGCCTTAAAACGCAGAATAAGCATCTAAGTGACACCAATAAGCATCTAAGTGACACCGTAAAGCAGTTACAACTAGAGCAGTCTCGAGGAAATCCAAGTGGGAAGGCAACTGGTTTGGAAAATGGATCTGGTGAGAGTTATGGGACTGAGCTTGAAGCAAAAAGCCCTGGTGCTTCAAGTCAGTCTGAAGTGTCCTTGGGTTGTCAAAGTGAGCCTGGGAGCAATGGTGGTGATGTGTGTGCTGTTGATGTGTCAGCAGGTATACATGTAAGTGGAGCTGACATCCAGTTTGGTGAGGAGGCGGGACAATTGTTTAGAGAGGTGGTGCATATTCATCAGCAACTGCTAAAGGAGAAAGATTCATTGGAGAGGAGAAGAAGGGGTCAAGAGGTCTACATTAAACAATCCAAGGCAACAGTTAAACATGCTTTGGAATTTCTGCACCTCTTAGAAGAATTGACTAATCATGTCCAGGGACACTCGGAGGGTACTGCTACTGAACTCCCCATAGGGATTAGAACGATTCTAGGAGAGGGAGACTCAGGGGTATTGGTATCTGTTGTAAGAAGGGTTTGGAGGGTACTGCTATGGAGTCTGTACAATGTAAGTGAAGACAAGAAAATCCTGCCCTCTGTTTCTGAGGATGACATTGACATGtggtataatgtacataagCAAGATTTACAAAGAAATGTCGAGAACCCAGATAAGGAGTTGATGGAGTTGCACACAAGGATGTGCtctgattttgatattattAAATCTGAGAGTGATGGTTTGGCCAGATCTATTTTGATGCCACAGGAAGATTATCTAAATCAGCCTGAAGATGAGCCAGCTGAGAACTCTGAGTTGGCAGTCACGGAGCTACTTAGATTCAAGATCATGTTAGAAAGTATGGCCAAGGCAGTGGGAACCTACCATGCCAGTGGAGAGGCGCGCAGGAGAAAGGAAAGTCTTGAGAGGCAGGAGAGCGAGCTATATCTTCCTCAGAAAGAGTCTCTGGAAACCTACGACCTTGGTAACATGCTGATGACTACAAACTCTGTGATTGAAAGTCTTTCAAATAAGGTCACTGTGTTGGAATCAGAGAGGCGGCTCTGCAAAAATTGCAGAAGACATTTAGAAGATGGTCCTTCAATGGCAGGACCAGGAG ATGCAAATTACCCGATGTTCAAGAAGAGTTCCTTGCTGGCTAGTAGATTTCTATCTGGTAGCCCAGTGTCACCACCTCAGGCACTATCAAGTGGATTAAGGAGTGGAGAGTCTACTTCAAATGTCAGTCCTGGAGCACCAGGGGGTAAGAGTGCATTTCAGCCAGTCCATCAGACAGTGGCCACTAGGAATGGGCAACAGCTCCCTCCCAGACTAATGCCTGGAATGTTCCGTGGAATCAGGGGAACATTGCCACCAAGACAGCTGACCGTCCTGCAGAATTCCAATCTTCCTGCCAGATCAAAGTCATACTCGGGTCCAGAGGGCGCTCTTTTACGTAAGAAAGAGTTAGTAAACCAGGAGGCCAATGTCAAGTCAAGCAGctgggaaagtgtgtttcctCCAGCAACAGGGCTAGCGAAGCCAAATGGAGTTGTTCCACGCAAAGTTTCTCAAGAGGACCGGCACGTAGAAGCTAACCTTTCCCCTTCAGATTCCGATGAAGATTATGAAGTGCGTGGACCCCCCGATACACCCCCAGAGGTCAGAGCGATGGATTTTCAGAGAAGACGGAGCAACGTGAATGAAGTGCCTGAGAGAGTTAGACTTAGAGTAGGAGGCGTGAGGAGACCTAGCAACTTTGATGACTCTGAGGAGACATGGTTGATTCATGCTCACCATCCCTACAGCAATGCAGTATCTCGCGAGGATGTGCAGCATGATCCTTATGTTCCCCACTATGTGCACAGTCAGGTTCAGCAGTGTACAGGAGACAATGTCAATTCTCAACAGGATATGCTCCTTCCCTCCTCGGTAGAATGGAGCACAATTCAGCTCAAGGATGGGGGCATACCTTCACCAACGCTGGAGAACATGAGAGGCAGTTCTGCCATGCGCCATGCAGAACAGAGCATAAGGGACCGTCGATGTGTCTTTTGCTACTGTCAATTCAAGAGCACATCGTCAAGGGCGGACATCATTGCACATATCCAGAAGCACATGCACAGAGACTCGCCAGATGGCAGCGACACGGAAGATTGTCACCGTGGTGATGTGCAGGCATCAGCAGCAACAGGTAGTGGAGGGAGTGCTGCAGCTTCATCAAAAGAGGGCATGCTGCTGAAGCAGTGTCCTGTCTGTGATATCAAATTTCCAGTGTATGTCCCCCTGCAGGCTAGACAATCCCACATTAACCTGCACTTTGAAGGGCATGGGGGTGGAGTTGAAAGCTTTGAAATCATAGGTGAAATGTATGGCTCAGCTAAGGAGTAA